A single Argentina anserina chromosome 7, drPotAnse1.1, whole genome shotgun sequence DNA region contains:
- the LOC126803942 gene encoding probable polygalacturonase, translating into MGFLRRNPMKNQVMKSMLLVVAVALILKVGESREAVKAKPKKAPKRFESFEYSAMSCRAHSASLTEFGGVGDGKTSNTKAFQTAISKLSQYATDGGAQLFVPAGKWLTGSFSLTSHFTLYLHKDAVLLASQDLNEWPVLKALPSYGRGRDAAAGRYSSLVFGTNLTDVVITGENGTIDGQGEFWWQQFHKKKLKYTRPYLIEIMFSSDIQISNLTLLNSPSWNVHPVYSSNIIVQGITIIAPISSPNTDGINPDSCTNTKIEDCYIVSGDDCVAVKSGWDEYGISFGMPTKQLVIRRLTCISPYSATIALGSEMSGGIQDVRAEDIVAINTESAIRIKTAVGRGAYVKDIYVRRMTLHTMKWVFLMTGSYGSHADGNYDKNAFPQITGINYRDVVAENVTIAARLEGITDHPFTGICMSNVTIGLAQKAKKQPWTCTDIQGITSGVTPTPCGLLPDQESDKPAGCDFPTDDLPIDLVEIKKCTYRSNV; encoded by the exons ATGGGATTCTTGAGAAGAAATCCCATGAAAAATCAA GTGATGAAATCAATGTTACTAGTTGTTGCTGTGGCCTTAATACTAAAAGTGGGAGAGAGCAGAGAAGCAGTCAAGGCCAAGCCTAAGAAGGCCCCTAAAAGATTTGAGTCCTTTGAGTACTCTGCTATGAGTTGCAGAGCTCACAGTGCTTCACTGACTGAGTTTGGAGGAGTTGGAGATGGAAAGACATCAAACACAAAGGCTTTTCAGACAGCAATCAGTAAGCTGAGCCAGTATGCAACAGATGGAGGTGCTCAGCTTTTTGTTCCGGCAGGGAAATGGTTGACAGGAAGTTTCAGCCTCACCAGCCATTTCACTCTTTATCTTCACAAGGATGCTGTTCTTCTTGCTTCTCAG GACTTGAATGAGTGGCCTGTTCTTAAAGCCCTTCCATCTTATGGTAGAGGAAGAGATGCAGCAGCTGGAAGGTACTCCAGTCTCGTATTTGGAACAAATCTCACTGATGTTGTTATTACAG GAGAAAATGGTACGATTGATGGTCAAGGTGAGTTCTGGTGGCAACAGTTCCACAAGAAGAAGCTAAAATACACCCGCCCTTACCTGATTGAGATCATGTTCTCAAGCGATATCCAGATTTCAAATCTCACTCTCCTAAATTCTCCATCATGGAATGTCCATCCTGTGTATAGCAG TAACATAATTGTGCAAGGGATTACTATCATTGCTCCAATTTCATCTCCAAACACTGATGGGATCAATCCAG ATTCTTGCACAAATACTAAAATTGAAGACTGTTACATAGTCTCTGGGGATGACTGTGTAGCTGTTAAGAGTGGCTGGGATGAGTATGGCATATCATTTGGAATGCCAACAAAACAACTAGTGATCAGAAGGCTCACTTGCATCTCACCATATAGTGCAACCATTGCATTAGGCAGTGAAATGTCTGGCGGTATCCAAGACGTCAGAGCCGAGGACATCGTGGCCATCAATACCGAATCAGCCATCAGGATCAAGACAGCTGTTGGGAGAGGAGCATATGTCAAAGACATATATGTAAGGAGAATGACACTGCATACAATGAAATGGGTGTTTTTGATGACCGGTAGCTATGGCTCACATGCTGACGGCAACTATGACAAGAATGCGTTTCCTCAGATCACTGGGATTAACTACAGGGATGTGGTAGCTGAAAATGTAACCATAGCTGCAAGGTTGGAGGGCATCACCGATCATCCATTTACCGGGATTTGCATGTCCAATGTGACCATTGGATTGGCACAGAAGGCAAAGAAGCAGCCATGGACATGTACTGATATTCAGGGGATCACAAGTGGTGTGACGCCAACGCCCTGTGGTCTGCTGCCTGATCAAGAATCTGATAAACCTGCTGGTTGTGATTTTCCTACAGATGATCTACCGATCGACTTGGTAGAGATTAAAAAGTGTACTTATAGGAGTAATGTGTAA